The following proteins are encoded in a genomic region of Paludisphaera rhizosphaerae:
- a CDS encoding protein kinase domain-containing protein has protein sequence MPERDPTLEQPGQAEGRAACSNCRRVLIFSGEAPRFCGYCGSPLDPSAVTESDPSRTTPFGSADETTDYISSRPRQAEEPFPEQVAGYRLVRRLGSGGMGTVFEAVEERQGLHVALKLIAPRNLGSHEALERFRQEGRTASAVTHPRCVFVLAVDEEAGLPYLVMELMPGTTLQSHVEENGPLAPAEAIGRILDVIEGLAEFHKLGMIHRDVKPSNCFLDHDHRVKIGDFGLSKALDGGADLTRTGAFLGTPLYASPEQIKREPLDERTDVYSVAATLYYLLSGRAPVQAQDAAEALARIASEPAPPLHDYAPKISRSLEAVIHKGLERDRSRRWRDLREFHEALLPFVPERVDIGSIGLRIGAYAIDAILYYVGVWAGVAAVFLYNRGGVMQTYAFGERHGRVIEMVDALAWVAYFVVLESFLAASIGKWFLGLRIARAADSEPPGVGRVLARTLAFVLLTGLGTEVFDAFRPPDPRASDNLRTALVLGLNAVGCLLVFAPMRPGSGLRGLHELLSGTRVVCVVRARGLRRLADRRRRGPATGRRPEAVASHVDPSDSQLGPYRVEGPVATADGCEVVSGRDGSLDRQVWLVLRDPGTPAPEAPRRGLNRLTRPRWVGGGEQPQARWDAFIAPTGRPLREVVEDGGLPWRDVLPILTDLAEELEAARGDGTFPARLSLDHVWVQPDGRVQLADPLAWDRSEPDPGDEETRAFAFLRDVAQLALEGGRTHRRLSLAGWGIPELPTRGWSRGTVPERAGVMLDRLTGRLQPYPRLTDLRSDLAAAAERPTEVGTARRGLQLLIHAFLISPALLVLAGLSCPEMDAYDMPWEPEVFLAIPFAWVVWGALMRGGVSFPLAGLTLVGIDGRLAARWRCGLRSFLVWALPTVLFIGSQWLQDYAPDAIAPAWALWFGGVLLLGVYFALGLLFLARGPHDRLSGTAVVPI, from the coding sequence ATGCCGGAGCGCGATCCGACGCTGGAGCAGCCGGGACAGGCCGAGGGGCGGGCCGCCTGCTCAAACTGCCGGCGCGTGCTGATTTTCTCGGGCGAGGCCCCGCGCTTCTGCGGCTATTGCGGCTCGCCGCTCGACCCGTCGGCCGTGACCGAATCAGACCCGTCGCGGACGACTCCCTTCGGGTCGGCCGACGAGACGACCGACTACATCTCGTCCCGCCCCCGACAGGCCGAGGAGCCCTTCCCCGAACAGGTCGCCGGCTATCGGCTCGTCCGTCGGCTGGGTTCCGGCGGCATGGGGACCGTCTTTGAGGCCGTCGAGGAAAGGCAGGGGCTGCACGTCGCCCTCAAGCTGATCGCTCCTCGCAACCTGGGCTCGCACGAGGCCCTGGAGCGGTTCCGCCAGGAGGGCCGGACCGCCAGCGCGGTGACGCACCCCCGTTGCGTCTTCGTCCTGGCCGTCGACGAGGAGGCCGGCCTGCCGTACCTCGTGATGGAGCTGATGCCGGGGACCACGCTCCAGTCGCACGTTGAGGAGAACGGGCCGCTCGCGCCGGCGGAGGCGATCGGACGGATCCTCGACGTGATCGAGGGCCTGGCCGAATTCCACAAGCTGGGGATGATCCACCGCGACGTCAAGCCGTCGAACTGCTTTCTGGACCACGACCACCGGGTCAAGATCGGCGACTTCGGTCTGTCGAAGGCGCTCGACGGCGGAGCCGATCTCACACGCACCGGCGCGTTCCTGGGGACTCCCCTGTACGCCTCGCCCGAGCAGATCAAGCGTGAGCCGCTGGACGAGCGGACCGACGTCTACTCGGTGGCCGCCACGCTCTACTACCTGCTCTCCGGCCGTGCGCCCGTTCAGGCTCAGGACGCGGCCGAGGCCCTGGCGAGGATCGCCTCCGAGCCGGCGCCGCCACTGCATGACTACGCGCCGAAGATCTCCAGATCGCTTGAAGCGGTCATCCACAAGGGGCTCGAACGCGACCGCTCCCGCCGCTGGCGGGACCTCCGCGAATTCCACGAGGCGCTCCTGCCGTTCGTCCCGGAGCGAGTGGACATCGGCTCGATCGGGCTCCGGATCGGGGCCTATGCGATCGATGCGATCCTCTACTACGTGGGCGTGTGGGCGGGGGTCGCGGCCGTATTCCTGTACAACCGCGGCGGGGTTATGCAGACGTATGCATTCGGCGAGAGGCACGGACGCGTCATCGAGATGGTCGACGCCCTGGCGTGGGTGGCCTACTTCGTCGTGCTGGAGAGCTTCCTGGCGGCGTCGATCGGGAAATGGTTCCTCGGGCTTCGGATCGCTCGGGCGGCCGACAGCGAGCCGCCGGGGGTCGGTCGCGTCCTGGCGCGGACCCTGGCCTTCGTGCTGCTGACGGGACTGGGGACCGAAGTCTTCGATGCGTTCCGGCCTCCCGATCCGCGCGCATCGGACAACCTCCGCACGGCCCTGGTGCTCGGATTGAACGCCGTCGGCTGCCTGCTCGTCTTCGCGCCGATGCGGCCGGGGTCCGGCCTTCGGGGCCTGCACGAGCTTCTGAGCGGGACGCGGGTGGTCTGCGTGGTTCGGGCGAGGGGCCTCCGGAGGCTGGCCGATCGCCGGCGTCGCGGCCCGGCGACAGGGCGTCGGCCAGAGGCCGTCGCCTCGCACGTCGATCCGAGCGACAGTCAGCTCGGGCCTTACCGCGTGGAGGGGCCGGTCGCGACGGCCGACGGCTGCGAGGTCGTCTCGGGCCGAGACGGTTCGCTGGATCGGCAGGTTTGGCTTGTCCTCCGCGATCCTGGGACTCCCGCTCCCGAGGCCCCCCGGCGCGGGCTCAACCGGCTGACTCGGCCGCGATGGGTTGGGGGGGGCGAGCAGCCTCAGGCACGCTGGGACGCCTTCATCGCTCCCACCGGCCGTCCGCTCCGAGAGGTCGTCGAGGACGGTGGGCTCCCCTGGCGCGACGTCCTGCCGATCCTGACGGACCTGGCCGAAGAACTGGAAGCGGCCCGCGGAGACGGCACCTTCCCCGCCCGGCTCTCGCTCGACCACGTCTGGGTCCAGCCTGACGGCCGCGTGCAACTCGCCGATCCGTTGGCCTGGGATCGCTCCGAGCCCGACCCCGGCGATGAGGAGACCCGGGCCTTCGCCTTCCTGCGCGACGTCGCTCAACTCGCTCTCGAAGGAGGGCGGACCCATCGGCGGCTCTCGCTGGCCGGCTGGGGGATTCCCGAGTTGCCGACCAGGGGCTGGAGTCGGGGGACCGTCCCCGAACGCGCCGGGGTCATGCTCGACCGTCTCACTGGACGTCTTCAGCCTTACCCTCGACTGACCGACCTGCGGTCGGATCTCGCCGCCGCCGCCGAGCGACCGACCGAGGTCGGGACGGCGCGGCGCGGCCTCCAACTGCTCATTCACGCCTTCCTGATTTCGCCGGCTCTGCTCGTCCTCGCCGGCCTGAGCTGTCCGGAGATGGACGCCTACGACATGCCCTGGGAGCCGGAAGTCTTCCTGGCGATCCCCTTCGCCTGGGTCGTCTGGGGTGCCCTGATGCGCGGAGGCGTCAGCTTTCCCCTCGCCGGGCTGACCCTTGTGGGGATCGACGGCCGGCTCGCCGCTCGTTGGCGTTGCGGGCTGCGTTCCTTCCTGGTCTGGGCGCTGCCGACGGTTTTGTTCATCGGCTCGCAATGGCTCCAGGACTATGCGCCCGACGCCATCGCCCCAGCCTGGGCCCTTTGGTTCGGAGGCGTCTTATTGCTGGGTGTTTATTTCGCCCTGGGGCTTTTGTTCCTCGCGCGAGGCCCCCACGACCGTCTCAGCGGCACGGCCGTCGTGCCGATCTAG
- a CDS encoding dimethylarginine dimethylaminohydrolase family protein, producing the protein MCPPDYFGIEYEINPWMSVEHGSDPARAAAQWQALERTLVDLGVDVDLMTPVKGLPDLVFTANAGVVFRDLFIPSRFRFGVRQGETPHFEAWARSRGFEIIETPEGMNFEGAGDALFCGDTLFAGYRFRSDVRSHQWVGERLGVEVLPMELVDPRYYHLDTCFCPIAPDAAIYYPGAFDEYGRAVIRERIPTLVEVRAEEAQSFSCNAVVVGRTVVLNQGAPGLAADLQRLGYATRTLDLSEFIKSGGSAKCLTLRVDGEEAAAWKDAAP; encoded by the coding sequence ATGTGCCCGCCCGATTATTTCGGGATCGAGTACGAGATCAACCCGTGGATGAGCGTCGAGCACGGCAGCGATCCCGCACGCGCCGCCGCCCAGTGGCAAGCCCTGGAGCGGACGCTGGTCGATTTGGGAGTCGACGTCGACCTGATGACGCCGGTGAAGGGATTGCCCGATTTGGTCTTCACGGCCAACGCCGGGGTCGTCTTCCGTGATCTGTTCATCCCGTCGCGGTTTCGGTTCGGCGTGAGGCAGGGGGAAACGCCTCATTTCGAGGCCTGGGCCCGTTCGCGAGGCTTCGAGATCATCGAGACGCCCGAGGGGATGAACTTCGAGGGGGCCGGGGACGCCCTCTTCTGCGGCGACACCCTCTTCGCGGGCTATCGCTTCCGCAGCGACGTGAGGAGCCACCAGTGGGTCGGCGAGCGGCTTGGGGTGGAGGTCCTGCCGATGGAGTTGGTCGACCCGCGCTACTATCACCTCGACACCTGCTTCTGCCCGATCGCCCCCGACGCGGCGATCTACTATCCGGGAGCCTTCGACGAATACGGCCGCGCGGTGATTCGCGAACGCATCCCGACGCTCGTGGAGGTCCGCGCCGAGGAGGCCCAGAGCTTTAGCTGCAACGCAGTCGTGGTGGGCCGGACGGTCGTTCTCAACCAGGGAGCGCCGGGACTGGCGGCGGATCTCCAGAGGCTGGGATATGCCACGCGAACGCTGGACCTTTCCGAGTTCATCAAGTCGGGCGGCAGCGCCAAGTGTTTGACTTTGCGGGTGGACGGCGAGGAGGCGGCCGCCTGGAAAGACGCCGCCCCTTGA
- a CDS encoding ornithine cyclodeaminase, nickel-pincer nucleotide-dependent encodes MSNAEKKTGAVDEIEVRGHIVDSLLLPKILDRILQMGGTFEIHECKIGARRSDPSYARIAVRADTPEAVAEIIGDLVEHGASPLHPADARVVPADVATAFPEDFYSTTNQRTQVRVKGRWIDVDDQEMDCGILLDAVVGSARCIPMVHVKVGDPIVVGHAGVRVLPEERPRETSLFGFMSSNVSSEKPKAVSLQGVADGIRATREAGKKVLLVGGPAIVHTGSVPHVSKLVREGWIQTLFAGNALATHDVEQSLFGTSLGVSIAKGESIEHGHEHHLRAINTVRRLGSLKAAVEKGVVTSGIMYECVRKGVDFVLAGSIRDDGPLPDVITDVLVAQDRMREAVKDVGFALCIATALHSIATGNLLPAWVKVVCVDINPATVTKLADRGSFQTIGIVTDVEPFLRSLAAELTTERAPS; translated from the coding sequence ATGTCGAACGCCGAGAAGAAGACCGGGGCCGTCGACGAGATCGAGGTCCGGGGGCACATCGTCGATTCGCTCCTGCTCCCGAAGATCCTCGACCGGATCCTCCAGATGGGGGGAACGTTCGAGATCCACGAGTGCAAGATCGGCGCTCGTCGGTCGGACCCAAGCTATGCGCGAATCGCCGTTCGGGCCGACACGCCCGAAGCGGTGGCCGAGATCATCGGCGACCTCGTCGAGCACGGGGCCTCGCCGCTGCATCCGGCGGACGCGCGCGTCGTTCCCGCCGACGTGGCGACGGCCTTCCCGGAGGACTTCTACAGCACGACCAACCAGCGCACCCAGGTTCGCGTGAAGGGGCGCTGGATCGACGTGGACGATCAGGAGATGGACTGCGGCATCCTCCTGGACGCGGTCGTCGGCTCGGCGCGGTGCATTCCGATGGTCCACGTGAAGGTCGGCGACCCGATCGTCGTCGGCCACGCCGGAGTCCGGGTGCTCCCCGAGGAACGGCCGCGGGAGACGTCGCTCTTCGGCTTCATGTCCTCGAACGTCTCCAGCGAAAAACCCAAGGCGGTCAGCCTCCAAGGCGTCGCCGACGGCATCCGGGCGACTCGCGAGGCCGGCAAGAAGGTGCTGCTGGTCGGCGGGCCGGCGATCGTCCACACAGGGTCGGTGCCGCACGTCTCAAAGCTCGTCCGTGAAGGCTGGATCCAAACCCTCTTCGCGGGCAACGCCCTGGCGACCCACGACGTCGAGCAATCCCTCTTCGGCACGAGCCTGGGCGTCTCGATTGCGAAGGGGGAATCGATCGAGCACGGCCACGAGCATCATCTACGGGCGATCAACACAGTCCGTCGGCTGGGGAGTCTTAAGGCGGCCGTTGAGAAGGGGGTTGTGACCTCGGGGATCATGTACGAGTGCGTCCGCAAAGGGGTCGACTTCGTGCTGGCCGGCTCGATCCGCGACGACGGCCCCCTGCCCGACGTAATCACCGACGTTCTCGTGGCCCAGGACCGGATGCGCGAGGCGGTGAAGGATGTGGGCTTCGCGCTCTGCATTGCGACGGCCCTGCACTCGATCGCCACCGGCAACCTGCTGCCGGCGTGGGTGAAGGTCGTCTGCGTGGACATCAACCCGGCCACAGTCACGAAGCTGGCCGATCGCGGGTCGTTCCAGACGATCGGGATCGTGACCGACGTCGAGCCGTTCCTCCGCTCGCTGGCCGCGGAGCTGACCACCGAGAGGGCCCCGTCGTGA
- a CDS encoding cystathionine gamma-synthase, with translation MSQESTKTTLGFATRAIHVGQEADPTTGATVVPIYATSTFTQEAPGSHKGYEYSRSGNPTRAALETCLASLEGAEQALAFASGLAASTAVLSTLRPGDEIVASADLYGGTYRLLERVCRPMGIIPRYTEDSAPDAFKSLTTSKTRMIWIETPTNPLLQILDIEGVARVAHEAGAILAVDNTFASPYIQQPIRFGADLVVHSTTKYIGGHSDVVGGAVMGPKNLLEPIKFYQNAAGGVPGPFDAWLTLRGLKTLAVRMERHNANAIELASWLESRREIERVYYPGLFKHLGHSLAGRQMNGYGGMISIRLQGGGPAARKLLTSTRLFSLAESLGGVESLISHPATMTHASIPAEVRAARGVDDGLVRLSVGIEDVRDLRSDLEQALDRLGE, from the coding sequence ATGAGCCAGGAATCGACCAAGACGACTTTGGGCTTTGCCACCAGGGCCATCCACGTCGGCCAGGAGGCCGACCCGACCACCGGCGCGACGGTTGTGCCGATCTACGCGACCTCCACGTTCACCCAGGAGGCCCCGGGCAGCCACAAGGGATACGAGTACTCCCGCAGCGGCAACCCGACCCGCGCGGCGCTTGAAACCTGCCTGGCCTCGCTCGAAGGGGCCGAGCAGGCGTTGGCGTTTGCTTCGGGCCTGGCCGCCTCAACGGCAGTTCTCTCGACGCTTCGGCCCGGCGATGAGATCGTCGCCTCAGCCGACCTCTACGGGGGCACCTATCGCCTGCTGGAACGCGTCTGCCGGCCGATGGGGATTATCCCGCGATACACGGAGGATTCCGCACCCGACGCGTTCAAGTCGCTGACGACCTCGAAGACGCGGATGATCTGGATCGAGACTCCCACGAACCCGCTGCTCCAGATTCTGGACATCGAAGGCGTCGCGCGGGTGGCCCATGAGGCGGGGGCGATTTTGGCGGTGGACAACACGTTCGCCTCGCCCTACATCCAGCAGCCGATTCGGTTCGGGGCCGATCTCGTCGTCCACAGCACGACCAAATACATCGGCGGCCACTCCGATGTCGTCGGCGGGGCCGTCATGGGGCCGAAAAATCTGCTGGAGCCGATCAAGTTCTACCAGAACGCGGCCGGCGGCGTCCCTGGCCCGTTCGACGCCTGGCTGACGCTTCGGGGTCTGAAAACGCTGGCCGTCCGCATGGAGCGGCACAACGCCAACGCCATCGAGCTGGCGTCCTGGCTGGAGTCGCGGCGGGAGATCGAACGCGTCTACTATCCGGGCCTGTTCAAGCACCTCGGCCACTCCCTGGCGGGCCGGCAGATGAACGGGTACGGAGGCATGATCAGCATCCGGCTCCAGGGGGGCGGGCCCGCGGCGCGGAAACTGTTGACCTCCACCCGACTGTTCAGCCTGGCCGAGAGCCTGGGGGGCGTAGAGTCCTTGATCTCGCACCCGGCGACCATGACCCACGCCAGCATCCCGGCCGAAGTGCGCGCTGCGCGCGGCGTGGACGACGGGCTTGTCCGACTGAGCGTGGGGATTGAGGACGTGCGGGATCTTCGGTCGGATTTGGAGCAGGCGCTGGATCGATTGGGGGAGTGA
- a CDS encoding cystathionine beta-synthase — protein sequence MQGSILDFVGRTPLVPLRRLAEGLAATVAVKLESLNPGGSIKDRVGLAMIEEAERRGNLRPGGTIIEATAGNTGVGLAMAGAVKGYRCIFVLPDKMSAEKIRLLTAYGAEIVVTPTAVPPDSPESYNGVADRLAREIPDAWRPNQFANLANPDVHYRTTGPEIWEQSGGRITAFVAGAGTGGTISGVGKYLKEKNPDIRIVGADPEGSVLSGDSPKPWKVEGIGEDFVPKTLNSHVVDEWVRVGDAEAFHVARQLARKEGMLVGGSSGTAVAAALRYARRLTADDLVVALCPDTGRNYLSKFFDDQWLTEAGLAWEEAPRDSIGDLLRHRGPRTLTAVAPETTVREAVDAMQQAGISQLPVVSHGVAVGSIQEVTVARILHDRRDPSKVKVGEVMARPLPQLDVSTNLDEAYRLLLAGNTGVLAVAEGAVVDIVTRIDLVQYWNRNGKP from the coding sequence ATGCAGGGAAGTATCCTGGATTTCGTCGGTCGGACGCCGCTCGTTCCGTTGCGCAGGCTCGCCGAGGGGCTGGCGGCGACGGTCGCGGTCAAACTGGAATCGTTGAACCCCGGCGGCAGCATCAAGGATCGCGTCGGCCTGGCGATGATCGAGGAGGCCGAACGGCGTGGGAACCTCCGGCCGGGCGGGACGATCATCGAGGCGACCGCCGGCAACACGGGCGTCGGTCTGGCGATGGCCGGGGCAGTCAAGGGATACCGCTGCATCTTCGTCCTGCCGGACAAGATGAGCGCGGAGAAGATCCGTCTGCTGACCGCCTATGGGGCGGAGATCGTCGTCACCCCGACGGCCGTCCCGCCCGACTCGCCGGAGAGTTACAACGGCGTCGCCGACCGGCTGGCCCGCGAGATCCCCGACGCCTGGCGTCCCAACCAGTTCGCGAATCTCGCCAACCCGGACGTCCACTACCGGACCACCGGGCCCGAGATCTGGGAGCAGAGCGGCGGCCGGATCACCGCGTTCGTCGCCGGCGCGGGGACCGGCGGAACGATCTCCGGCGTCGGCAAGTATCTCAAGGAGAAGAACCCCGACATCCGGATCGTTGGGGCCGACCCCGAGGGCTCGGTCCTCTCGGGCGACTCGCCGAAGCCGTGGAAGGTGGAAGGGATCGGCGAGGACTTCGTCCCCAAGACGCTCAACAGCCATGTCGTCGACGAGTGGGTCCGCGTGGGAGATGCTGAGGCCTTCCACGTCGCCCGGCAACTCGCCCGCAAGGAGGGGATGCTCGTCGGCGGCTCCAGCGGCACGGCCGTCGCGGCGGCCCTGCGGTACGCCCGCCGACTGACGGCCGACGACCTGGTCGTCGCACTTTGCCCGGACACCGGACGTAACTACCTCAGCAAGTTCTTTGACGACCAGTGGCTGACGGAAGCCGGCCTGGCCTGGGAGGAAGCGCCTCGGGATTCGATCGGCGACCTGCTCCGCCACCGCGGCCCTCGGACGCTGACCGCTGTCGCGCCTGAGACCACCGTGCGCGAGGCCGTCGACGCCATGCAGCAGGCGGGGATCTCGCAACTGCCGGTCGTGAGCCACGGCGTGGCGGTCGGAAGCATCCAGGAGGTGACCGTCGCCCGGATTCTCCACGATCGCCGGGACCCTTCGAAAGTCAAGGTGGGCGAGGTGATGGCCCGTCCCCTGCCCCAACTCGACGTGTCGACGAATCTCGACGAGGCGTATCGTCTGCTGCTCGCCGGCAACACGGGGGTTCTGGCCGTCGCCGAGGGGGCGGTCGTGGACATCGTCACGCGGATCGACCTCGTTCAATACTGGAACCGCAACGGCAAGCCCTGA
- a CDS encoding FkbM family methyltransferase, whose product MQFIHQIIRPWIRHELPGWGKLYSRFIEGPRYRERWGEEGRRIIRGKLHGYTMELDLGQWSDRLTYFLGRFYDQEMQLLAIGVLQPGDRFVDVGANVGMVSLLAASRVGATGLVDSVEPNPTCVERLRSAVDRNHISHLHVHPCAAADVETEMTLFIPKFSGEEASLAAFDVAENDDRYERVCVKVRPVEAMLAHDPRPPILVKIDVEGYECSAVRGMADMLRQARPLVATEIAADHLGRAGCTPADLISLMKSLGYTGWTIGSQRAGIEREFNLTTIDPSATFYNALWIPTGGPGLARFNESFPDLARRIGTVPPVPADSFARPRTSPQGSVSQLN is encoded by the coding sequence ATGCAGTTCATCCACCAGATCATCCGCCCGTGGATTAGACATGAACTCCCAGGATGGGGAAAACTCTACAGCAGGTTTATCGAGGGTCCGCGTTACCGCGAGCGGTGGGGTGAGGAAGGCCGTCGCATAATTCGGGGCAAGCTGCACGGATATACGATGGAGCTTGACCTGGGCCAGTGGTCTGATCGGCTGACTTACTTCCTGGGCCGCTTCTACGATCAGGAGATGCAGCTTCTGGCGATCGGCGTACTTCAGCCCGGCGACCGATTCGTCGACGTCGGTGCGAACGTCGGCATGGTCTCACTGCTCGCAGCCAGCCGCGTGGGCGCGACCGGCCTTGTAGACTCCGTCGAGCCCAACCCCACCTGCGTCGAACGACTCCGGTCGGCCGTCGATCGAAACCACATCTCTCATCTCCACGTCCATCCCTGCGCAGCCGCCGACGTCGAGACCGAGATGACCCTGTTCATCCCCAAGTTCAGCGGCGAGGAGGCGAGCCTCGCTGCATTCGACGTCGCGGAGAACGACGATCGATACGAACGCGTCTGCGTTAAGGTCCGGCCCGTTGAAGCGATGCTGGCGCACGACCCGAGACCGCCGATCCTGGTCAAAATCGACGTCGAGGGCTATGAATGCTCGGCCGTCCGCGGAATGGCCGACATGCTCCGCCAGGCGAGGCCCCTCGTGGCTACCGAGATCGCCGCGGATCATCTTGGACGGGCGGGTTGCACGCCCGCCGATCTCATCAGCCTGATGAAAAGTCTGGGCTACACGGGCTGGACGATCGGCTCTCAACGCGCCGGGATCGAGCGGGAGTTCAATCTCACCACCATCGATCCGTCCGCGACCTTCTACAACGCCCTCTGGATCCCCACCGGCGGTCCCGGACTGGCCCGCTTCAATGAGAGCTTCCCCGATCTCGCCCGCCGAATCGGAACCGTCCCTCCCGTTCCCGCCGACTCCTTCGCCAGACCTCGCACGTCGCCCCAAGGATCGGTCTCTCAACTGAATTGA
- a CDS encoding DUF1573 domain-containing protein: MTRRRMIAALTGCLAVWLVGPATVHAANWADSLFVERSHHFGPVPRGAKVKHEFTLINRMGEPVTILNLRPSCGCTSGQASASVVNPGQSATVEAQMDTRNFLGEKSTILFVTLVTASGREAEVRLHVTSHILADIVLNPGSVDFGTVVKGQSATQSITIDRINGANWRFERMVSASRAITAQLVETKREPSGAVQYRLDVGIKPDAPAGPLRDEIQLLSNDRETRSIPVMVTGWVRGDLTASPSLLAMGEATSAEAKQGKFIIRSSQPFAITAVDGAGDGFSVAPLDGQRKTMHILTVAYKPEDGTTRGDLRRIFRVSTDVPGEPPLDLTATIHAAP, encoded by the coding sequence ATGACTCGGCGCAGGATGATCGCGGCCCTGACGGGCTGCCTGGCGGTATGGCTGGTCGGGCCGGCGACGGTCCACGCGGCGAACTGGGCGGACTCCCTCTTCGTCGAGCGTTCGCACCACTTCGGCCCGGTCCCGCGCGGCGCGAAGGTCAAGCACGAGTTCACGCTGATCAACCGGATGGGCGAGCCGGTGACGATTCTGAACCTTCGTCCCTCGTGCGGCTGCACCAGCGGCCAGGCGAGCGCGTCGGTGGTCAACCCGGGCCAGTCGGCGACCGTCGAGGCCCAGATGGACACCCGCAATTTCCTGGGCGAGAAGTCCACGATCCTGTTCGTGACCCTCGTCACGGCCAGCGGGCGCGAGGCTGAGGTCCGGTTGCACGTCACCTCGCACATCCTGGCCGACATCGTCCTGAATCCAGGCTCCGTCGACTTCGGCACCGTGGTGAAGGGTCAGTCGGCGACCCAGTCGATCACGATCGACCGGATCAACGGGGCGAATTGGCGGTTCGAGCGGATGGTCTCCGCCAGCCGGGCGATCACCGCCCAACTCGTTGAGACCAAGCGCGAGCCCTCCGGCGCGGTGCAGTACCGACTGGACGTCGGCATCAAGCCCGACGCCCCCGCCGGGCCGCTCCGGGACGAGATCCAGCTTCTGAGCAACGACCGCGAGACCCGCAGCATCCCCGTGATGGTCACCGGCTGGGTCCGCGGCGACCTGACCGCGTCCCCCTCGCTGCTGGCGATGGGCGAGGCGACCTCGGCCGAGGCCAAGCAGGGCAAGTTCATCATCCGGTCGTCTCAGCCGTTCGCCATCACGGCGGTCGACGGAGCCGGCGACGGCTTCTCGGTCGCCCCGCTCGACGGCCAGCGCAAGACCATGCACATCCTGACCGTCGCCTACAAGCCTGAGGACGGAACCACCCGCGGCGACCTCCGGCGCATCTTCCGCGTCTCCACCGACGTCCCCGGCGAGCCCCCGCTCGACCTCACCGCGACGATCCACGCCGCCCCCTGA
- a CDS encoding aromatic ring-hydroxylating oxygenase subunit alpha, whose translation MPPAEKPRPPLPADALSLPARFYVDEAHYAAELERLFLARWFYAGREAEIPRRGEYVLREVGDESLIVTRSDDARIRAFFNVCRHRGTRLCEAPAGSFGGAIRCPYHAWAYDLSGRLLGAPTMEQCPDFRAEDYPLIEARTTVWDGHIFLSLADDPPPLGERLGMLVDKFQPWKMAEMVLAERVVYEVAANWKLIIQNYSECLHCPGVHPALQRLSHFLSGENVQPTPGYLGGSMELRDKVETLSRDGRYVGACVPGLAQNDLHQVHYYAILPNLLLSLHPDYMMTHRLTPKGAGRTEIVCEWHFRPESGDSPEFDPQSAIEFWDMTNRQDWHVCEQMQLGLKSRAYRPGPYSPREDLLYAFDRLIRESEESR comes from the coding sequence ATGCCCCCCGCCGAAAAGCCTCGCCCCCCATTGCCGGCCGACGCATTGAGTTTGCCGGCCCGGTTTTACGTCGACGAGGCTCATTACGCGGCCGAACTGGAGCGGCTGTTTCTGGCCCGCTGGTTCTACGCCGGCCGCGAGGCGGAAATCCCGCGCCGGGGGGAATACGTCCTCCGCGAGGTGGGCGATGAGAGTCTGATCGTGACCCGGTCGGACGACGCCCGCATCCGGGCCTTCTTCAACGTCTGCCGGCATCGAGGGACCCGACTCTGCGAGGCCCCCGCGGGGAGTTTCGGCGGGGCGATCCGATGCCCCTACCACGCCTGGGCCTACGACCTTTCGGGCCGACTCCTTGGCGCTCCCACGATGGAGCAATGCCCCGACTTCCGGGCCGAGGACTACCCGCTCATCGAGGCCCGCACGACCGTCTGGGACGGCCACATCTTCCTGAGCCTCGCCGACGACCCGCCGCCGCTCGGCGAGAGGCTCGGGATGCTCGTGGACAAGTTCCAGCCCTGGAAGATGGCCGAGATGGTGCTGGCCGAGCGGGTCGTGTACGAGGTCGCCGCCAACTGGAAGCTCATCATCCAGAACTACTCGGAGTGCCTCCACTGCCCGGGAGTCCACCCGGCGCTCCAGCGGCTCTCCCACTTCCTCAGCGGGGAGAACGTCCAGCCGACGCCCGGGTATCTCGGCGGCAGCATGGAACTACGCGACAAGGTTGAGACCCTCTCACGCGACGGCCGATACGTCGGCGCGTGCGTCCCTGGCCTTGCGCAGAACGACCTGCACCAGGTCCACTACTACGCGATTCTCCCCAACCTGCTCCTCAGCCTGCACCCAGACTACATGATGACCCACCGGCTTACGCCGAAAGGCGCAGGCCGAACGGAGATCGTCTGCGAGTGGCATTTCCGCCCCGAATCGGGCGACTCTCCTGAATTCGATCCTCAGAGCGCCATCGAGTTCTGGGACATGACCAACCGCCAGGACTGGCACGTGTGCGAGCAGATGCAGCTCGGCCTCAAGTCGCGAGCCTACCGCCCGGGACCGTACTCGCCTCGGGAGGATCTCCTGTACGCCTTCGACCGGCTGATCCGAGAGTCGGAGGAGTCGCGATGA
- a CDS encoding ferredoxin: MIRHGPFYINEDCIDCDLCHETAPQLFVRNEEEGRSEVLRAPATPEERELYDEAAEACPVEAIRSDG; encoded by the coding sequence ATGATCCGACATGGCCCCTTTTACATCAACGAAGACTGCATCGACTGCGACCTCTGCCACGAGACGGCCCCCCAACTCTTCGTCCGCAACGAGGAGGAAGGCCGCAGCGAGGTCCTTCGCGCCCCAGCGACCCCCGAGGAGCGCGAACTCTACGACGAGGCCGCCGAGGCCTGCCCCGTCGAGGCCATCCGCAGCGACGGCTGA